A single window of Rhodothermales bacterium DNA harbors:
- a CDS encoding glycosyltransferase yields MASPYTGQTTLALAMIVRDEAHNLEQWLPQARPFLDELVVVDTGSRDDTIALLRELDARVYEYAWEDNFSRSRNRGLEHVTADWILILDADEQVSREDWGHIRELIQHEDVLAYAVQVKNYHATDDLTAFDLMTSYRLFRNGHGIRYEGAVHNQLAGAIECAAGVCGLRVEEAPVVVHHYGYALGPEAMRAKRERIYRMVRRAVDEHPGDSFYLFHMLSICHAMGRYQEARAIVAALPFDTLRPELRIKALAKAAQVSLFFDAFDRANAYVREALDEAPDMPFLHHLQSQILYQMGRHSDGIRAAYRAIEAAQKGPHSAEGIYLSLDQLLANLAMGYLLSGDRKSAEWHLQQALTINPTNYDARTWMSRLEEMQLA; encoded by the coding sequence ATGGCATCTCCGTATACCGGTCAAACGACCCTTGCCCTCGCCATGATCGTACGCGACGAGGCGCACAATCTTGAGCAGTGGTTGCCCCAGGCGCGCCCATTTCTGGATGAACTGGTCGTCGTAGACACCGGCAGCCGGGACGACACCATCGCCTTGCTGAGGGAGCTGGATGCGCGGGTGTACGAATATGCCTGGGAGGATAATTTTTCCCGCTCGAGGAATCGAGGACTGGAGCATGTGACTGCGGACTGGATCCTGATTCTGGATGCCGACGAACAGGTATCGCGCGAGGACTGGGGGCACATTCGGGAGTTGATCCAGCACGAAGACGTGCTCGCGTACGCCGTCCAGGTAAAAAACTACCACGCCACGGACGATCTGACGGCGTTTGACCTGATGACGTCCTACCGCTTATTTCGCAACGGGCATGGGATCCGGTATGAGGGCGCGGTCCACAATCAGCTAGCGGGGGCGATCGAGTGTGCGGCCGGCGTTTGCGGGCTGCGGGTCGAAGAAGCGCCGGTTGTCGTGCATCATTACGGGTACGCACTCGGGCCGGAGGCCATGCGCGCGAAGCGGGAGCGCATCTACCGGATGGTGCGACGCGCCGTGGACGAGCACCCCGGCGATTCCTTTTACCTCTTCCATATGTTGTCCATCTGCCACGCGATGGGACGGTACCAGGAGGCGCGGGCGATCGTGGCCGCACTGCCGTTTGACACGTTGCGTCCGGAATTGCGGATCAAGGCGCTGGCCAAGGCGGCCCAGGTATCCCTGTTTTTCGACGCATTCGATAGGGCGAACGCCTACGTACGCGAGGCGTTGGACGAGGCGCCGGACATGCCCTTTCTCCACCATCTCCAGAGCCAGATCCTCTACCAGATGGGCCGGCACAGCGACGGTATTCGCGCCGCCTACCGGGCCATCGAGGCGGCACAGAAGGGGCCTCACAGTGCCGAGGGGATCTATCTGAGCCTGGATCAGCTGCTCGCCAATCTGGCCATGGGATATCTCCTCAGCGGCGACCGCAAATCCGCCGAGTGGCACCTGCAGCAGGCGCTGACGATCAACCCGACCAATTACGACGCGCGGACCTGGATGAGCCGGCTGGAGGAGATGCAGCTGGCGTAA
- a CDS encoding aminotransferase class V-fold PLP-dependent enzyme, with protein MRASYALPTDGSAELRSFTHGLMPLSVPAMLQRFAEDWQTRGVDAWNEVPNHWRPGSGEPVGWWKLPAYLGDAFVAPLLRAVAGACIMQPNAHWTVQCLLTAEELFTAKRKVVLPAGAFPSVGHSLARWRALLGLDLHEIPPLRAGFADRRALLEAIDDRTQLVVLSHVGFLTGEKLTDDFIQTVARKAHKQGALLVVDGYHGIGSAFAGVGALDVDVYLGGLLKEGSGSSGNGFVYVRPELSLTPRVTGWFGDAEPFAFRPEPAVHPEVRQRFLGGTTAIAPLYHAVEGVRLLLDAGIDAVSQDTLARTQYAIDRADEIGLTLRSPREAERRSALLVFEVQGADRAAAYLKRRGILVDSRQGRYLRLAPFVWNTAEEVDRCFAILGEGLAGRRYLKERPENPAGPVT; from the coding sequence ATGCGTGCGTCGTACGCCTTGCCGACGGACGGCAGCGCCGAACTGCGGTCCTTCACCCACGGCCTGATGCCCCTCTCCGTCCCCGCCATGCTGCAGCGGTTCGCCGAGGACTGGCAGACGCGCGGTGTCGACGCCTGGAACGAGGTGCCCAACCACTGGCGCCCGGGCAGCGGTGAGCCCGTGGGGTGGTGGAAACTGCCGGCCTATCTGGGCGACGCGTTTGTGGCCCCCTTGCTGCGAGCGGTAGCCGGCGCCTGCATCATGCAGCCCAATGCCCACTGGACGGTCCAGTGCCTCCTGACGGCCGAAGAGCTCTTCACGGCCAAGCGGAAGGTCGTCCTCCCCGCCGGCGCGTTCCCATCCGTCGGTCACAGCCTGGCCCGCTGGCGCGCGTTGCTGGGTCTGGACCTCCACGAAATCCCCCCCCTGCGTGCGGGCTTCGCGGATCGCCGAGCCCTCCTCGAAGCCATCGACGATCGCACCCAGCTCGTCGTTCTGAGCCACGTGGGGTTTCTGACGGGTGAGAAGTTGACGGACGATTTCATCCAGACGGTAGCCCGTAAGGCCCATAAGCAGGGGGCCTTGCTGGTGGTGGATGGCTACCACGGCATCGGGTCGGCGTTCGCCGGCGTCGGCGCCCTCGATGTGGATGTGTACCTCGGCGGCCTGCTGAAGGAAGGCAGCGGCTCCTCGGGCAACGGATTCGTGTACGTGCGGCCAGAGCTCTCGCTGACGCCGCGGGTGACGGGCTGGTTCGGAGATGCAGAGCCGTTTGCCTTTCGACCCGAGCCAGCCGTGCATCCCGAGGTGCGCCAACGTTTCCTGGGCGGCACCACCGCCATCGCCCCCCTGTATCACGCCGTCGAAGGCGTGCGACTACTGCTGGATGCCGGCATCGACGCCGTGAGCCAGGACACCCTGGCCCGGACCCAGTACGCCATTGATCGTGCGGACGAGATTGGCCTTACGCTACGGTCCCCTCGGGAAGCCGAACGACGCAGCGCGCTCCTGGTTTTTGAAGTGCAGGGGGCCGATCGAGCCGCGGCTTACCTGAAACGTCGGGGCATCCTGGTGGATAGCCGGCAGGGACGCTACCTGCGGCTCGCGCCGTTTGTGTGGAATACGGCGGAAGAGGTCGACCGTTGCTTCGCCATTCTCGGTGAGGGCCTTGCGGGTCGGCGGTACCTTAAGGAACGACCGGAAAACCCGGCCGGCCCCGTCACGTGA
- the rpmA gene encoding 50S ribosomal protein L27: MAHKKGVGSTKNGRDSASQRLGVKAFGGEFVTAGSIIVRQRGTQFHPGQNVLRGSDDTLFATSNGKVRFSRGRGNRRFVNIDGVAS, from the coding sequence ATGGCTCATAAAAAAGGTGTAGGCTCAACCAAAAACGGACGCGACTCGGCCTCACAGCGGCTGGGCGTCAAGGCTTTCGGCGGCGAATTTGTGACGGCCGGCAGCATCATCGTGCGTCAGCGCGGCACCCAGTTCCACCCGGGGCAGAATGTGCTTCGCGGCAGCGACGACACGTTGTTCGCCACCAGCAACGGCAAGGTGCGGTTCTCGCGCGGCCGGGGCAACCGACGCTTCGTCAATATCGACGGCGTCGCTTCCTGA